The Pantoea vagans genome includes a window with the following:
- a CDS encoding sulfite reductase subunit alpha yields the protein MKIPYIPEDAPFNGEQKYWLAGFLAGLHSRLLVLEDKQTAPAAGGATNTQLHILFGSQTGNAEALAQTAAKAARAKGLVPVVQALGEVDLDVFATMRHVLIVTSTYGEGEMPDNAQLFWQALSASTAPRLEQMHFAILAIGDTGYDGFCQAGKFFDMRLEQLGAKRVFDRIDCDIDYEEPSSAWIGDAMPQFAASAGSSGTVLESAPEAPVIPGSNKQNPYAAALATNKRLSGESSAKDIRHFEFDLTDSGLKYEAGDALGVIPVNDAELVTLLLSELKADYETPVPGFDRNLGDLLTYQFEISEPSRKLIEWVGQHTANQELLHVLQHDDKDTLANWLWGKDTLDLLQLELKRNLSVPELVAMLRPLQHRAYSISSSSKTHPNQVHLTIASVRYHSGGRERKGVCSTYLAERVRRGEKPAIFISPNKAFRVPANGNAPLIMVGPGTGIAPFRAFLQERQSTGADGKNWLFFGDQHQEHDYIYEDELSGWQQSGLLTHLDLAFSRDQEEKIYVQNRMLEKGAELYAWLQEGAYFYVCGDASRMAKDVDAALYEVVRQFGGLSSERAAAYIDQLKKDKRYLRDVY from the coding sequence ATGAAGATTCCTTACATTCCTGAAGATGCGCCCTTTAACGGCGAACAGAAATATTGGCTGGCGGGTTTTCTCGCCGGCCTCCACTCGCGCCTGTTGGTATTAGAAGATAAGCAGACTGCCCCTGCGGCCGGTGGCGCCACCAATACGCAGTTGCACATTCTGTTCGGTTCGCAAACCGGCAACGCAGAAGCGCTGGCACAGACCGCTGCCAAAGCCGCGCGTGCCAAAGGTTTGGTTCCTGTGGTTCAGGCCTTGGGCGAAGTCGATTTGGATGTGTTTGCGACCATGCGCCATGTGCTGATCGTGACCTCAACCTACGGCGAAGGCGAAATGCCGGACAATGCACAGCTGTTCTGGCAGGCGCTTTCTGCCAGCACCGCGCCCCGTCTGGAGCAGATGCACTTTGCCATCCTGGCAATTGGCGATACCGGCTACGACGGCTTCTGCCAGGCAGGTAAGTTCTTCGACATGCGTCTGGAACAGTTGGGCGCGAAACGCGTCTTTGACCGCATCGATTGCGATATCGACTACGAAGAGCCATCCAGTGCATGGATTGGCGATGCGATGCCACAGTTTGCGGCCAGTGCAGGCAGCAGCGGCACGGTGTTAGAAAGCGCGCCTGAAGCCCCTGTGATCCCAGGTAGCAACAAACAGAACCCTTATGCCGCCGCACTGGCGACCAATAAGCGTCTGTCTGGCGAGTCTTCAGCGAAAGATATTCGTCACTTCGAATTCGACCTGACCGACAGTGGCCTGAAGTACGAAGCCGGTGATGCGCTGGGCGTGATCCCCGTCAACGACGCTGAGCTGGTGACTCTGCTGCTGAGTGAGCTGAAAGCCGATTACGAAACGCCGGTACCGGGCTTTGACCGCAACCTCGGCGATCTGCTGACTTATCAGTTCGAGATATCTGAGCCGTCACGCAAGCTGATCGAGTGGGTTGGACAGCACACCGCGAACCAGGAACTACTGCACGTGTTGCAGCACGATGATAAAGACACCCTGGCGAACTGGCTGTGGGGCAAAGACACCCTGGACCTGCTGCAGCTGGAGCTGAAGCGTAATCTGTCCGTGCCGGAGTTGGTTGCGATGCTGCGTCCGCTGCAACACCGCGCGTACTCCATCTCTTCCAGCTCGAAGACTCATCCAAATCAGGTGCATCTGACCATTGCTTCTGTGCGCTATCACAGCGGCGGCCGTGAGCGTAAGGGTGTGTGCTCCACTTACCTGGCTGAGCGTGTGCGTCGTGGCGAGAAGCCAGCGATCTTCATTTCGCCGAACAAAGCGTTCCGCGTCCCAGCGAATGGCAATGCGCCACTGATCATGGTTGGCCCAGGTACCGGTATCGCTCCGTTCCGCGCCTTCCTGCAAGAGCGTCAGTCAACTGGTGCAGACGGTAAAAACTGGTTGTTCTTTGGCGACCAGCATCAGGAACACGATTACATCTACGAAGATGAATTGAGTGGCTGGCAGCAGAGTGGCCTGTTGACGCACCTCGACCTGGCGTTCTCACGCGATCAGGAAGAGAAGATTTACGTGCAGAACCGTATGTTGGAAAAAGGCGCCGAGCTGTATGCCTGGCTGCAAGAAGGGGCTTACTTCTATGTGTGTGGCGATGCCTCACGCATGGCGAAAGATGTCGACGCTGCGCTGTATGAAGTGGTACGCCAGTTTGGTGGCCTCTCCAGTGAACGTGCTGCGGCTTACATCGACCAGTTGAAGAAAGATAAGCGTTATCTGCGCGACGTCTACTAA
- the sspB gene encoding ClpXP protease specificity-enhancing factor gives MEMSQLTARRPYLLRAFYDWLLDNQLTPHLVVDINLPGVQVPLEYARDGQIVLNIAPRAVGNLDLANDEVRFNARFGGVPRQVSVPMAAVLAIYARENGAGTMFEPEPAYELATDEQEGGQEETMMSVIDGDRPDDAADDDHSPDDEPPPRGGRPSLRVVK, from the coding sequence ATGGAAATGTCGCAACTAACGGCTCGTCGTCCCTATCTGCTGCGCGCGTTTTATGACTGGTTGCTCGACAACCAGCTGACGCCGCATCTGGTGGTCGACATCAATCTGCCTGGTGTGCAGGTGCCGCTGGAGTATGCGCGGGATGGTCAGATCGTTCTGAACATCGCGCCACGCGCGGTGGGTAATCTGGACCTCGCTAATGATGAAGTGCGTTTCAATGCGCGCTTCGGCGGCGTTCCACGCCAGGTTTCTGTCCCGATGGCAGCCGTTCTCGCCATATATGCGCGAGAGAATGGTGCAGGTACCATGTTCGAACCTGAACCGGCTTACGAGCTGGCAACGGACGAGCAAGAGGGCGGCCAGGAAGAGACGATGATGTCTGTGATTGATGGCGATCGTCCAGACGATGCGGCTGATGATGATCACTCGCCGGATGATGAGCCGCCACCGCGTGGTGGACGTCCTTCATTACGCGTGGTGAAGTAA
- the sspA gene encoding stringent starvation protein SspA codes for MAVAANKRSVMTLFSGPTDIFSHQVRIVLAEKGVSVEIEQVETDNLPQDLIDLNPYRTVPTLVDRELTLYESRIIMEYLDERFPHPPLMPVYPVARGESRLMMHRIEQDWYTLMRTIETGNNAEADAARKQLREELLAIAPLFSRTPFFMSEEFSLVDCYLAPLLWRLPQMGVDLLGAGSKELKGYMTRVFERDSFLASLTEAEREMRLQARG; via the coding sequence ATGGCTGTCGCTGCCAACAAACGTTCGGTAATGACGCTGTTTTCGGGTCCGACTGACATTTTTAGCCATCAAGTACGTATCGTACTGGCCGAAAAGGGCGTCAGCGTGGAGATCGAGCAGGTTGAAACGGATAACCTGCCACAGGATCTGATTGACCTCAACCCGTATCGCACCGTACCTACGCTGGTCGACCGTGAACTGACGCTGTATGAATCACGCATCATCATGGAATACCTTGATGAGCGTTTCCCGCATCCACCGCTGATGCCGGTCTATCCGGTTGCACGTGGCGAAAGCCGTCTGATGATGCATCGCATTGAGCAGGACTGGTATACCCTGATGCGTACCATCGAAACCGGTAACAATGCAGAAGCAGACGCTGCACGTAAGCAACTGCGTGAAGAGTTACTGGCGATTGCACCGCTGTTCTCACGTACGCCATTCTTCATGAGCGAAGAGTTCAGCCTGGTGGATTGCTACCTGGCACCGCTGCTGTGGCGTTTGCCGCAGATGGGCGTAGATCTGCTTGGCGCGGGTTCTAAGGAGCTGAAAGGCTACATGACGCGCGTATTTGAACGTGACTCATTCCTCGCTTCATTAACGGAAGCGGAACGTGAAATGCGCCTGCAAGCCCGGGGCTAA
- the rpsI gene encoding 30S ribosomal protein S9: MAETQNYGTGRRKSSAARVFIKPGSGNIVINQRSLEQYFGRETARMVVRQPLELVDMVGKFDLYITVKGGGISGQAGAIRHGITRALMEYDESLRPELRKAGFVTRDAREVERKKVGLRKARRRPQFSKR, from the coding sequence ATGGCTGAAACTCAAAACTACGGCACTGGTCGCCGCAAAAGCTCTGCTGCTCGCGTATTCATCAAGCCGGGTAGCGGTAACATCGTCATTAACCAGCGCTCACTGGAGCAATACTTCGGTCGTGAGACTGCACGCATGGTCGTGCGTCAGCCGCTGGAGCTGGTTGATATGGTTGGTAAATTTGACCTGTACATCACTGTTAAAGGTGGTGGTATTTCTGGTCAGGCTGGTGCGATCCGTCACGGTATCACACGCGCTCTGATGGAATACGACGAGTCTCTGCGTCCTGAACTGCGTAAAGCGGGCTTCGTTACCCGTGACGCACGTGAAGTTGAACGTAAGAAAGTCGGCCTGCGTAAAGCACGTCGTCGTCCGCAGTTCTCTAAGCGTTAA
- the rplM gene encoding 50S ribosomal protein L13 produces the protein MKTFTAKPETVQRDWYVVDATGKTLGRLATELARRLRGKHKAEYTPHVDTGDYIIVLNADKVAVTGNKRTDKIYYHHTGHIGGIKQATFAEMIERRPERVIEIAVKGMLPKGPLGRAMYRKLKVYAGNEHNHAAQQPQVLDI, from the coding sequence ATGAAAACTTTTACAGCTAAACCAGAAACCGTACAGCGTGACTGGTATGTTGTTGACGCAACGGGCAAAACCTTGGGTCGCCTGGCGACTGAACTGGCGCGCCGTCTGCGTGGTAAGCATAAAGCGGAATACACTCCGCACGTTGATACCGGTGATTACATCATCGTTCTGAACGCTGACAAAGTTGCTGTAACCGGCAACAAGCGTACTGACAAGATTTACTATCACCACACTGGCCACATCGGTGGTATCAAGCAAGCGACCTTTGCAGAGATGATCGAGCGCCGTCCTGAGCGTGTGATTGAAATCGCGGTTAAAGGCATGCTGCCGAAAGGCCCACTGGGTCGTGCTATGTACCGTAAACTGAAAGTTTACGCAGGTAACGAGCACAACCACGCGGCGCAGCAACCGCAAGTTCTTGACATTTAA
- the zapE gene encoding cell division protein ZapE, giving the protein MQTLSPLARYEQALSQGEFRPDDVQREAITRLDAIQQGLIARKPAPEPAAKGLFGRLSKLMTKEKSSNETPVRGLYMWGGVGRGKTWVMDLFFQSIPGDRKMRLHFHRFMLRVHEELTQLQGHSDPLLIVADRFKAETDILCFDEFFVSDITDAMLLGTLMEALFARGISLVATSNIPPDDLYRNGLQRPRFLPAIEQIKRHCDVMNVDAGIDYRLRTLTSAHLWNFPLNEATHAEMERMFRALSGKAREDALVLEINHRQMPTLGVNEGVLAIDFLALCGEGRSQHDYIELSRRFHSVLLYDVPVMIYKTEDQARRFLALVDEFYERHVKLVVAAETSLFEIYQGTRLKFEYQRCLSRLQEMQSEEYLRLPHLP; this is encoded by the coding sequence ATGCAAACCTTATCTCCGCTTGCCCGTTATGAGCAGGCGCTGTCACAGGGCGAGTTTCGCCCGGACGACGTACAACGCGAAGCGATAACCCGCTTAGATGCTATTCAGCAAGGATTGATAGCGCGCAAACCCGCGCCAGAGCCGGCAGCGAAAGGGCTGTTTGGCCGTTTATCTAAGCTGATGACCAAAGAGAAAAGCAGTAACGAAACGCCGGTGCGTGGTCTTTACATGTGGGGCGGTGTTGGGCGGGGTAAAACCTGGGTGATGGATTTATTTTTTCAGTCTATTCCTGGCGATCGCAAGATGCGTCTGCATTTTCACCGTTTTATGCTGCGCGTCCATGAAGAGTTAACGCAGCTGCAAGGGCACAGCGATCCGCTGTTGATTGTGGCTGACCGTTTTAAAGCTGAAACCGATATTCTCTGTTTCGACGAATTTTTTGTGTCCGACATTACCGATGCGATGTTATTGGGAACGCTGATGGAGGCGCTGTTTGCACGGGGTATCTCGCTGGTGGCTACCTCAAACATTCCACCGGATGACCTGTACCGCAATGGCTTGCAACGTCCTCGCTTCCTGCCCGCGATTGAGCAGATTAAGCGCCATTGTGACGTGATGAATGTCGATGCTGGCATCGATTATCGCCTGCGCACCCTGACCTCGGCACATCTGTGGAATTTCCCACTCAACGAGGCCACGCACGCAGAAATGGAGCGTATGTTCCGCGCGCTGTCAGGAAAAGCGCGTGAGGATGCGCTCGTTCTGGAGATTAACCACCGCCAGATGCCGACGCTGGGCGTCAATGAAGGCGTGCTGGCGATTGATTTCCTCGCATTATGCGGAGAAGGGCGCAGTCAGCATGACTATATTGAGCTATCGCGCCGCTTCCACAGCGTATTGCTGTATGATGTGCCGGTGATGATTTACAAGACGGAAGATCAGGCTCGGCGCTTCCTGGCGCTGGTCGATGAATTCTATGAACGCCACGTCAAATTGGTTGTGGCAGCGGAAACGTCACTGTTCGAAATTTATCAGGGCACACGCTTAAAGTTTGAGTATCAACGCTGCTTATCGCGTTTGCAGGAGATGCAGAGCGAAGAGTATTTGCGTCTGCCGCATCTGCCTTGA
- the zapG gene encoding Z-ring associated protein ZapG, producing MTWEYGLIGLVIGIIVGAVVMRFGNKKLREQRSMQYELEKSKAELADYREELTNHFARSAELLDNMAHDYRQLYQHMAKGSNDLLPNLPGEKNPFAYQLTEAEADNDQAPVQIPRDYSDGASGLLRGSDRTPRK from the coding sequence ATGACCTGGGAATACGGGCTGATTGGTTTAGTGATTGGCATTATTGTCGGCGCGGTAGTGATGCGTTTTGGCAACAAAAAGCTGCGTGAGCAGCGTAGCATGCAGTATGAACTGGAAAAATCGAAGGCCGAGCTAGCAGATTATCGCGAAGAGCTCACCAACCACTTTGCTCGCAGCGCAGAGCTGCTGGACAACATGGCACATGATTATCGCCAGCTGTACCAGCATATGGCAAAAGGCTCTAACGACCTGCTGCCAAATCTGCCGGGCGAAAAGAATCCGTTTGCTTACCAACTGACGGAAGCCGAAGCGGATAACGATCAGGCACCGGTGCAAATCCCGCGTGATTATTCAGACGGCGCATCCGGTCTGCTGCGCGGTAGCGATCGCACTCCACGCAAATAA
- the degQ gene encoding serine endoprotease DegQ, translating to MKKQARLLSALALSIGMSLAATPGAMATLPAQVQGQALPSLAPMLEKVLPAVVSVHVEGTDSGQQAQDIPEPLKRFFGQAPGQSQPQPFEGLGSGVIIDAAKGYVLTNNHVVNGADKISVQLSDGNEYDAKLIGHDEQTDIALIQIEGAKNLTQVKIADSDSLKVGDFAVAIGNPFGLGQTATSGIISALGRSGLNLEGLENFIQTDAAINRGNSGGALVNLNGELIGINTAILASSGGNIGIGFAIPSNMAMNLAQQLIQSGEVKRGQLGIKGTEMTADIAKAFNVDAQRGAFVSEVLPNSAAQKAGIKAGDIITSINDKAITSFAELRVKVGTTPPGQQVKIGLLRQGKPVTVTVTLEQSAQTTASAQLMSPALQGATLSDGTAKSGDKGVKVDAIEKGTPAEQAGLQKDDVIVGVNRDRVTSLAEMRKALEGKPPVLALNVVRGDESIYLLMR from the coding sequence ATGAAAAAACAAGCACGACTGTTAAGCGCATTAGCCTTGAGCATTGGTATGAGTCTGGCCGCAACGCCCGGCGCAATGGCCACGCTGCCCGCACAGGTTCAGGGACAAGCACTGCCGAGTCTGGCTCCGATGCTGGAAAAAGTTCTGCCGGCGGTGGTCAGTGTGCATGTAGAAGGCACCGACAGCGGCCAGCAAGCACAGGATATTCCTGAACCTCTGAAACGCTTCTTTGGTCAGGCGCCGGGACAATCCCAACCGCAGCCGTTTGAAGGATTAGGTTCAGGCGTGATCATTGATGCCGCTAAAGGTTATGTCCTCACCAACAATCACGTGGTTAACGGTGCGGATAAAATCAGTGTGCAACTGAGCGATGGCAACGAGTATGACGCCAAACTGATTGGTCACGATGAGCAGACCGATATCGCCCTGATCCAGATTGAAGGGGCTAAGAATCTGACACAGGTAAAAATCGCCGATTCCGATTCCCTGAAAGTCGGTGATTTTGCCGTGGCGATTGGTAACCCGTTTGGCCTGGGGCAGACAGCCACGTCCGGCATTATTTCCGCGCTGGGCCGCAGTGGTTTGAACCTCGAAGGGCTGGAAAACTTCATCCAGACCGATGCGGCGATCAACCGCGGTAACTCTGGTGGTGCGCTGGTGAACCTGAATGGTGAGCTGATTGGCATCAACACCGCCATCCTGGCCTCCAGCGGCGGCAACATTGGTATCGGCTTCGCCATCCCGAGCAATATGGCAATGAATCTTGCACAGCAGTTGATTCAGTCAGGTGAAGTGAAACGCGGGCAACTCGGTATCAAAGGCACGGAAATGACGGCGGATATCGCCAAAGCCTTTAATGTCGATGCACAGCGTGGTGCCTTTGTTTCCGAAGTGCTGCCAAACTCTGCCGCGCAAAAAGCCGGTATCAAGGCGGGTGATATCATCACCTCGATTAACGACAAAGCGATCACCAGCTTTGCCGAACTGCGTGTCAAAGTGGGCACCACACCGCCAGGCCAGCAGGTGAAGATTGGTCTGTTGCGCCAGGGCAAACCGGTTACAGTGACCGTGACGCTGGAGCAGAGCGCGCAAACCACCGCCAGCGCCCAGCTCATGTCGCCAGCATTACAAGGTGCCACCTTGAGTGATGGAACGGCAAAAAGCGGCGATAAAGGCGTGAAAGTCGATGCCATCGAAAAAGGCACTCCGGCTGAGCAGGCTGGCCTGCAGAAAGACGATGTGATTGTCGGAGTGAACCGCGATCGCGTGACGTCGCTGGCTGAAATGCGCAAAGCGCTGGAAGGTAAACCGCCGGTGCTGGCACTGAATGTGGTGCGCGGTGACGAGAGCATTTACCTACTTATGCGTTAA
- the degS gene encoding outer membrane-stress sensor serine endopeptidase DegS — MILKLLRSVVMGLIVAGLLLVAIPALRMGSNVTFDHDNSDDESPVSFNQGVRRAVPAVVNVYNRSAHGNNNRGITTLGSGVIMNVKGYILTNKHVINNADQIIVALQDGRFFEATLVGSDAMTDLAVLKISATNLPTIPINAKRIAHIGDVVMAIGNPYNLGQTVTQGIISATGRVGLSSSGRQNFLQTDASINQGNSGGALINSLGELMGINTLTFDKSNDGETPEGIGFAIPTALATKIMDKLIRDGRVIRGYIGITGRELPPLHGQGSSLDRAQGIIVSEVTPGGPADRAGIQANDVLLQVNGKPALSAQETMDQVAEIRPGSVIQVQVLRNEQKMMLPVTIQEFPEAPATTTPQQ, encoded by the coding sequence ATGATTCTTAAACTTTTGCGTTCTGTGGTGATGGGCCTGATCGTAGCGGGCTTACTGCTTGTTGCGATTCCTGCGCTGCGTATGGGCAGCAACGTCACCTTTGATCATGATAACAGCGATGATGAATCCCCCGTGAGCTTCAATCAAGGGGTGCGTCGTGCTGTGCCTGCGGTGGTCAATGTGTATAACCGCAGTGCTCACGGCAACAACAATCGTGGCATTACCACGCTGGGTTCCGGCGTGATCATGAACGTGAAAGGCTACATCCTGACCAATAAGCATGTGATTAATAACGCCGATCAGATTATCGTCGCGCTGCAGGATGGCCGTTTCTTTGAAGCCACCTTAGTAGGCTCAGATGCCATGACCGATCTCGCCGTGCTGAAAATCAGCGCCACTAACCTGCCAACCATTCCCATCAATGCCAAGCGTATCGCTCACATTGGTGATGTCGTGATGGCCATCGGTAACCCTTACAACCTCGGTCAGACGGTCACCCAAGGCATCATCAGCGCCACCGGGCGCGTAGGTTTGAGTTCTTCTGGCCGTCAAAACTTCCTGCAGACCGATGCGTCCATCAATCAGGGGAATTCCGGCGGTGCGCTGATCAACTCGTTGGGTGAGTTAATGGGCATCAACACGCTCACCTTTGATAAAAGTAATGACGGTGAAACGCCGGAGGGCATTGGTTTTGCCATTCCTACCGCGTTGGCGACCAAAATTATGGACAAGCTGATTCGCGACGGTCGCGTGATTCGCGGCTATATCGGGATAACCGGACGTGAACTTCCCCCGCTGCACGGCCAGGGCAGCAGCCTCGATCGCGCGCAAGGCATTATCGTCAGTGAAGTGACACCGGGAGGGCCAGCCGATCGTGCGGGCATTCAGGCTAATGATGTGCTGTTGCAGGTAAACGGCAAACCGGCCTTGTCGGCGCAGGAAACCATGGACCAGGTGGCGGAGATTCGCCCCGGGTCGGTGATTCAGGTGCAGGTGTTACGTAACGAACAGAAGATGATGTTGCCCGTGACCATTCAGGAGTTCCCGGAAGCACCGGCAACCACCACGCCACAGCAATAA
- the epmA gene encoding elongation factor P--(R)-beta-lysine ligase, translating into MSETASWQPSAPIANLLKRAAILAEIRRFFADRGVLEVDTPAMSQATITDIHLVPFQTRFVGPGAAEGRDLWLMTSPEYHMKRLLAAGSGPIYQMGRCFRNEEAGRHHNPEFTMLEWYRPHYDMYRLMNEVDDLMQQVLECDSAESLSYQQAFIRHLELDPLSADKAQLREAATKLGEGELANREDDRDTLLQLLFMLGVEPKIGNDKPCFVYHFPASQAALAEISTEDHRVAERFEVYYKGVELANGFRELTDSREQRQRFEQDNRRRAARGLPQHPIDTNLLDALSHGMPACSGVALGVDRLIMLALKADALSDVIAFPVDRS; encoded by the coding sequence ATGAGCGAAACGGCAAGCTGGCAGCCGAGCGCACCCATTGCCAATTTGTTGAAACGTGCCGCCATTTTGGCGGAGATTCGTCGTTTCTTTGCCGATCGCGGCGTGCTGGAGGTTGATACCCCGGCGATGAGCCAGGCGACCATTACCGATATCCATCTGGTACCCTTCCAGACGCGTTTTGTTGGGCCTGGCGCAGCAGAAGGGCGCGATCTCTGGCTGATGACCAGTCCGGAATATCACATGAAGCGTCTGCTGGCGGCGGGCAGTGGCCCGATCTACCAGATGGGACGTTGCTTCCGTAATGAGGAGGCAGGACGTCATCACAATCCAGAATTCACCATGCTGGAGTGGTATCGCCCACACTACGACATGTATCGTCTGATGAATGAAGTGGACGATTTAATGCAGCAAGTGCTGGAGTGCGATAGCGCCGAGTCACTGTCATACCAGCAAGCGTTTATCCGTCACCTGGAGCTCGACCCGCTATCGGCGGATAAAGCGCAACTGCGTGAAGCGGCAACCAAACTGGGCGAAGGTGAACTGGCTAACCGCGAAGATGACCGCGATACGCTGCTGCAGCTGCTGTTTATGCTGGGGGTTGAACCGAAGATTGGCAATGACAAGCCATGCTTCGTGTATCACTTCCCGGCAAGCCAGGCGGCGCTGGCTGAAATCAGCACCGAAGATCATCGTGTCGCAGAGCGCTTCGAGGTCTATTACAAAGGTGTGGAGTTGGCAAACGGATTCCGTGAGTTAACCGATAGTCGTGAACAGCGTCAGCGTTTTGAGCAGGATAACCGCCGCCGTGCCGCACGGGGTTTGCCGCAACACCCGATTGATACCAATCTACTGGATGCGCTGTCGCACGGCATGCCCGCGTGTTCAGGCGTGGCGCTGGGTGTTGATCGTTTGATTATGCTGGCGTTGAAAGCGGATGCGCTGAGCGACGTGATCGCCTTCCCGGTCGATCGCAGTTAA
- a CDS encoding entericidin A/B family lipoprotein, whose translation MLKKSIVAILSVLVLSSVLTACNTTRGVGEDVQAGGKAIQRSAQ comes from the coding sequence ATGTTAAAGAAAAGTATTGTCGCGATTCTTTCTGTTCTGGTTCTTTCCTCCGTTTTGACTGCCTGCAACACCACCCGTGGTGTTGGCGAGGATGTTCAGGCGGGCGGCAAAGCGATTCAGCGCAGCGCACAGTAA
- a CDS encoding entericidin A/B family lipoprotein has product MKKIAKLAVFALLVSSALSACNTFHGFGEDVSHLGGAISHAADK; this is encoded by the coding sequence ATGAAAAAGATAGCGAAGTTGGCTGTTTTTGCGTTGCTGGTCTCCTCCGCTTTGAGTGCCTGCAACACTTTCCACGGCTTTGGTGAAGATGTCTCCCATTTGGGTGGCGCGATCTCACACGCAGCTGACAAATAA
- the efp gene encoding elongation factor P encodes MATYLSNDFRPGLKIMFEGEPYAIEASEFVKPGKGQAFARVKMRRLLTGSRVEKTFKSTDSAEGADVRDMTLQYSYNDGDFYYFMHPESFEQYQIEAKVLDDVTKWLQDNADCIVTLWNDKAIAVQPPNFIEAEVTETDPGLKGDTAGTGGKPATLSTGAVIKVPLFVQIGEVVKVDTRSGEYVSRVK; translated from the coding sequence ATGGCGACTTATCTTAGCAACGATTTCCGTCCCGGTCTTAAAATCATGTTCGAAGGCGAGCCATATGCCATCGAAGCCAGTGAGTTCGTCAAGCCGGGTAAAGGCCAGGCATTTGCACGCGTGAAAATGCGTCGTCTGCTGACCGGTTCTCGCGTTGAGAAGACTTTCAAATCTACTGACTCTGCCGAAGGCGCAGACGTTCGTGATATGACGCTGCAGTACTCTTACAATGACGGCGACTTCTACTACTTCATGCACCCAGAGTCTTTCGAGCAGTATCAGATCGAAGCTAAAGTGCTGGATGACGTGACCAAATGGTTGCAGGACAACGCTGATTGTATCGTTACCCTGTGGAACGATAAAGCGATCGCGGTTCAGCCACCGAACTTCATCGAAGCTGAAGTGACTGAAACTGACCCTGGCCTGAAAGGTGACACCGCAGGTACCGGCGGCAAACCCGCTACTCTGTCGACTGGCGCAGTGATCAAAGTTCCACTGTTCGTGCAGATTGGCGAAGTCGTTAAAGTGGATACCCGCTCTGGCGAATACGTTTCCCGCGTAAAATAA